A portion of the Lolium rigidum isolate FL_2022 chromosome 1, APGP_CSIRO_Lrig_0.1, whole genome shotgun sequence genome contains these proteins:
- the LOC124648369 gene encoding achilleol B synthase-like, giving the protein MASQSRDRRRVEEVHGAGRHLRSTFAYKVRRGLAAGARTRTPPAAAIVLPFPTATASRLLLYRYAMSGAFHLCSMSAKLAMILWGWVLNPSESFLNIVVDYPSVECTSSVLQALIMFRELYPGYRGEEIRKCIKNASNFIENGQRKDGSWFSTWGVCFTYATFFAVNGLIASGRTYENSSSISTACNFLLSKQLSTGGWGESYLSNETESYVHSTSPHAVNTAWAMLALIYAGQVERDPMSLYHAAKELINMQLETGEFPQQEHVGSFNCSFYFNYGNYRNLFPIWALGELRRRLLAKKN; this is encoded by the exons ATGGCATCCCAATCAAGGGACAGGCGGAGGGTGGAGGAAGTTCATGGGGCTGGCAGGCATCTCCGCAGT ACGTTTGCATATAAGGTCCGCCGCGGGCTCGCCGCAGGTGCTAGAACcagaacgccgccggccgccgccatcgTCCTTCCCTTCCCTACAGCCACTGCATCGCGGCTTCTCTTGTACCGCTACGCTATGTCAGGTGCCTTTCATCTCTGCTCCATGTCAGCTAAGCTAGCGATGATCTTGTGGGGATGG GTTCTCAACCCTTCTGAGAGTTTTCTGAACATTGTGGTCGATTATCC ATCCGTTGAATGCACATCATCAGTGCTTCAAGCCTTGATTATGTTTAGAGAGCTTTACCCGGGGTACCGTGGAGAAGAGATAAGAAAATGCATTAAAAATGCTTCCAATTTTATTGAGAATGGACAACGAAAGGATGGCTCATG GTTTTCCACTTGGGGCGTATGTTTCACGTATGCAACATTCTTTGCTGTAAATGGATTAATTGCTTCTGGAAGAACTTATGAAAATAGTTCCTCCATAAGCACAGCATGTAACTTTCTGTTATCAAAGCAGCTAAGTACAGGTGGATGGGGAGAGAGTTATCTTTCTAATGAAACTGAG TCTTATGTGCACTCTACTAGTCCCCATGCAGTCAACACTGCTTGGGCCATGTTGGCTTTGATTTATGCTGGGCAG GTTGAACGAGATCCCATGTCACTATATCATGCTGCAAAAGAATTGATCAATATGCAACTAgagacgggagagtttccccagcAA GAACATGTTGGAAGCTTCAATTGCTCCTTTTACTTCAATTACGGGAACTACCGCAACTTATTCCCCATTTGGGCTCTTGGAGAGTTGCGTCGTCGCCTCCTTGCGAAGAAGAACTGA